In Brassica napus cultivar Da-Ae chromosome A3, Da-Ae, whole genome shotgun sequence, the sequence CCTATATTCGTCCATCTTCTCAGCTCCCCTAATGAGGACGTCCGCGAACAGGTTTGAACCCTGACTGTCATCATTTTGTTGTCAAAGAAACTCTTTGTTGagactttttgtttttatgttttcctTCTGAAAAACAGGCTGTTTGGGCATTGGGAAACGTTGCTGGAGACTCACCAAAGTGCCGTGATTTTGTCTTAAGTTTCGGTGCCATGTTGCCTCTGCTGTCTCAGTTCAATAAGCATGCAAAGCTTTCAATGCTTAGGAATGCTACATGGACTTTATCAAACTTCTGCAGAGGGAAGCCTCAGCCTTCATTTGAACAGGTTTCCTTCAAGATGAAACCAAGCTTTGTAGTctttgtaatatattttaacatgtttCTGTACGGGTTTTTTCCTAGCAGACAAGCCAAGCTTTACCAGTTCTTAAGAGCCTTGTGCAATCAACAGATGAAGAAGTTCTCACTGATGCATGCTGGACTCTGGCACACCTCTCGGATAACACAAATGAAACTATACAGGCGGTTATCGATGCAGGCGTTGTCCCTCGCATCATCCAGCTCTTAGCGTGAGTATATCTGATTGTGCTTTTAAGTTTAATAATGGTTACGTTATCTGAATGCTTTCCTCTTACGGTTCCTCTTGTTAGTCATACGTCGCCGGCAGTGCTGATTCCTGCTCTTCGTACCATTGGAAATCTTGTAACCGGCGATGAAGTACAGACGCAGGTGCATATGTATATACATTTCACAGTTCTAttttaaagagtttttttttttggaaactttaAAGTCTTAACTTAATTTTCCAAACAGACGGTTGTGGACCATCAGGTGCTTCCTAGTCTTTTGGTCCTCGTTACAAACACGTACGCGAAGAGTATCAAGAAGGAAGCTTGCTGGACTATCTCAAACATAACAGCTGGGAGTTCAAATCAGATACAAGTGAGTATATGCCTCTTTTAACAACAGAGACTGACTTTTAACTTTTGCGTGTCTGACTTAATTTAAACCTGAACGAACGCGCAGGCAGCGATTGAAGTAGGTGTCATTCAGGTTCTTGTTTGGGTGCTCCAAAACGCAGAGTTCGAAGTGAAAAGGGAAGCTGCTTGGGGAATCTCAAATGCTACTTCTGGTGGCACTCATGATCAAATCAAGTaaaggaaaaacaaaactaaaagcCAAATGTTTCAATCATTTGCTAAAAACATGTCTTTCTTTCTCAGGTTTATGGTGAGCGCAGGGTGTATCAGACCGATATGCGATCTTCTAACCTGCCCGGATCCAAGAATCATAATGGTTTGCTTAGAAGCGTTGGAGAACATTCTAAAGGTTGGAGAAGCAGTGAAGAGCTCGGGTCTGACAGGAGACGAGAACCTCTTCGGTATACTGGTAGAAGACGCAGGAGGACTTGAGAAGATTGAGAATCTTCAGAGCCACGACAACGATGATATATACCAGAAAGCTATGAAAATCCTTGAAGAGTTTTGGACTGAAGACGACGATGAGGAAGGAGGCAACAATGAGATCCTTGATATTACTCCTCCTGATCTATTCAACTTTATCTGAAGGTATGCTAGTTTGAATTTGAGTGTTTAGTTGCTTTGGACTTCTTGAGTTATATTCTTAATTTGATGCTATTGCAGGACGTATCGCAACGGTGTTAACGTGAAGTAGAAGAAATCCTCTCTCTCGTCTTTCTCTCCATGCTCACATCTCGTGGATATGATGGAAACAACATTATTTCATGTTTCTTTTGAAGTTTGTCTGTGTTTTTGGGGGAAGACAAACGATTATGTTGGGTGTTTTTCAATAACGAACGGAAACAAAAAGTTCATCTGATTGATCTGTTATTAGCTTGAATAGGTCTTCGATTCTATTAAGAGCGTGTTTTTGAGTAATGGTCAAACTTTTAGACATATCCAACTTTGTTGGCTTTTGATTTGGTCTTATAAATAGGATAATATCACACACCCAAATGCTGTCTTCACGAGCTACTTAACACAAGCTTGAGTCTACTCATGTTGGTCTACCCGCAGATCCCAGTTTACAACATAAACGAAACCAAGAGCCGCAAAAGCCTTAGACGCTTAAAGCGCCATGGCCACGCTGGATAAGACATTGTTAACTGAAGGCAGAAAATGCTTACTTTTGATTAgcttttagaatatttttgttttttaaaagtcATTTATGCTTCCCTTACTTTCCATTTACCATATGTGAGTTTACGTGCACAATAGATATGATTCGAGCATAAACGATGATAAAAGACAGTTTTCACATGGTTCCAAAGGGTTATAATTTGGTTCTTCGCCCAAGATTCCTTTCTGTGTTCCCCCACACAAGCTGTGAATTTAAAGTGAATCACATTCCAAAGTTGCTATTAATGAGGTATTAAAGAAAATAGGAAGACATCTTTTTAAGGGCCAACAAAGaaagtaaattaaaataaaacttttttttataaaatcacaagattttttgccaaaaaaaaaatcacaagatTTTTGTGTTCTCTCTTTAATCCACCTTTGAAAAACTACTATTGGAATCATCTCAGATAAACTGACCTAGatgtgtgttcaaaaaaaaaaaactgaccgAGATGTGATAACTTACAAACTTAAGAGTAATTAATTATGAATAGATCGCTCTTGTCCGTTTTGTTATGGACTTGTGGTAAATGATCGGCAACAATTACCAACGACGAGAATGAGACTAATCGTATCACCGTCAAACCTCGTGTAACATTCACTGATTCACAggttagttaggtaattagaaGATTACATTTATGATAAAACATTCACTGATTCACAGGTTAGTTGTATAAAAGAACTGATCTCAAGCTTTTATCATAGCACACTTTAATAATTCTTCTGGATATGGATCAAAACTTGATCATATGTTCCGTCTTAATCTCATTTCttgaatgaaaagaaaatgagTCTGGTTCCGGTTGAGTTTTGGGCCCCACGAGACAGGAACTGAGTGAGAATCCGAGTCAGGACCCGAGTGATGGTTGTGGAGGCCAGCTTGGTCTGAATTATAATGGGCCTATGTGGCTCTGAAGCGCTAGACCGTACGGATTGTTGCCATGTTCTTTAAAGACaaacaaaacatatttaaaggtaaaaacaataattcataaaatatgaaataatcacAAAATCGAACCGCATTGTTGTTTTTCTTTGGAGACCTGTTgctctttattttcatttaataatactccctccgttttttattataagtcgttttagagaaatttttttgtgccaaattatatgtcgttttcggttttctatgtaaaatttattaataattaatgttgtatgaccaatggtaatatatcttatatttttctattggttgaattgtggttaggtaaataattaatgatgtttttgtttagaaaatataagaaattaatggttttcttaatctacgtgtatagctgtaaaacgacttatattaa encodes:
- the LOC106443777 gene encoding importin subunit alpha-3 isoform X2, whose protein sequence is MSLRPGAKMEARRSRYKVAVDAEEGRRRREDHMVEIRKNKREENLQKRRREGISAAAQTEQDLTYEKRLIENLQGIVAGIWSEDCNLQLETTTLLRKLLSREHYPPINDVIQSGVVPRVVSFLSRAEFPKLQFEAAWMLTNIASGTSENTNVIIESGAIPIFVHLLSSPNEDVREQAVWALGNVAGDSPKCRDFVLSFGAMLPLLSQFNKHAKLSMLRNATWTLSNFCRGKPQPSFEQTSQALPVLKSLVQSTDEEVLTDACWTLAHLSDNTNETIQAVIDAGVVPRIIQLLAHTSPAVLIPALRTIGNLVTGDEVQTQTVVDHQVLPSLLVLVTNTYAKSIKKEACWTISNITAGSSNQIQAAIEVGVIQVLVWVLQNAEFEVKREAAWGISNATSGGTHDQIKFMVSAGCIRPICDLLTCPDPRIIMVCLEALENILKVGEAVKSSGLTGDENLFGILVEDAGGLEKIENLQSHDNDDIYQKAMKILEEFWTEDDDEEGGNNEILDITPPDLFNFI
- the LOC106443777 gene encoding importin subunit alpha-3 isoform X1, which gives rise to MSLRPGAKMEARRSRYKVAVDAEEGRRRREDHMVEIRKNKREENLQKRRREGISAAAQTEQDLTYEKRLIENLQGIVAGIWSEDCNLQLETTTLLRKLLSREHYPPINDVIQSGVVPRVVSFLSRAEFPKLQFEAAWMLTNIASGTSENTNVIIESGAIPIFVHLLSSPNEDVREQAVWALGNVAGDSPKCRDFVLSFGAMLPLLSQFNKHAKLSMLRNATWTLSNFCRGKPQPSFEQQTSQALPVLKSLVQSTDEEVLTDACWTLAHLSDNTNETIQAVIDAGVVPRIIQLLAHTSPAVLIPALRTIGNLVTGDEVQTQTVVDHQVLPSLLVLVTNTYAKSIKKEACWTISNITAGSSNQIQAAIEVGVIQVLVWVLQNAEFEVKREAAWGISNATSGGTHDQIKFMVSAGCIRPICDLLTCPDPRIIMVCLEALENILKVGEAVKSSGLTGDENLFGILVEDAGGLEKIENLQSHDNDDIYQKAMKILEEFWTEDDDEEGGNNEILDITPPDLFNFI